TCAGATTGGCAATTCAGCTTTTCAGCGATTCGCTTCAACTTGTCTGGATTCCTGATCGTGTAGACAGATTGAATGTAGCCATCGAAAATTTCAAAGGTTGTCACACTGTGAATGCGATCGTTGACAAACAAGATGATGCCAGGTTGCCCATTGATTCCAGCGATTTGACTAATCGATGTTGAAAGCCATTTACTGCGAAGTGCCAGCAGAAATTTGCCTACTTTCATCGCTCCTTGTAACGGTTTGAGAGCTGCGACAACCTTTCCACCACCATCAGACCAATAAGTAACATCTTTTGCCAGAAGTGCTAGCAAACCTTGTAAATTGCCTTGGGTGGAAGCTTTCACAAATTGCGCTGTGATTTCCTCCTGTTGCCGATCAGAGACAGGAAAGCGGGGGCGGCGATCGCTAATATGCTGGCGCGATCGCTTGAAGATTTGACGGCAGTTAGCCTGACTCTTCCCTACTATCTGGGCAATTTCATCGTAGTCATAATCAAACACTTCTCGCAGGAGAAATACAGCTCGTTCAATCGGCGATAAGCGTTCTAGAACGACTAAAAACGCCATTGAAAGCGAATCTGCCAATTCTAACTGATCAACGGGATCGGCAGTTTGTTGAGTCACGATTGGTTCTGGTAGCCACGTCCCAACGTACTTTTCTCGTTGCACGTGGGCTGAACGCAAACGATCGATACAGAGGCGGGTGGTAATGGTTGCCAGATAGGTTTTGGCAGATTTTACTGTTGTTTGGGCTGTTTGGTGCCAACGGAGGAAGGTTTCTTGCACCATGTCTTCAGCATCGGTAACAGTTCCTAACATACGGTAGGCGATCGCAAATAATAAAGAACGATGCTGGTTAAAGGTTTCGAGATCGCTCATAAAAACTGCTCTCTTCGACGGAGAGTGCTTAATGCCCAAGCGCCAATTGCACATCCGATTCCTTCGGTTAGCAATAGAAAAATCGCTGTAATGTGGAAAAGCACACCCCAAGCTGCAAACGGAATTTCAAAGATGCGATCGCTTCCAATCGCAATGAAATGATGATAGAGACCAAATAGCATGGCACTAGCCATTGAAATCAGCAACAACCAGCTACCAGCCTGTTGAAATTGTGTCCAAAATAAAATCAAGGCTGCAATTGGAGCGATCGCATAGTTCCCTCTCACAAATTAACAATATATTCAGAAATATTGGGAGAGTACAATCAACGTTTTGACTCTCCCCAATTGTCTACACAGAAAGTTTTTCAGCAACACCTTTCTTGTGCTGCAATGCTCCTGGCTCATAGCTACCCGGAAGCATTCGAGTCGTAATGGCAATACGATTCCAGCTATTGATCGTCACGATCGCCATTAGTAAATTAGCAACTTCGTCGGGAGTAAAATAACGGCTGACTTCGTTGTAAATTTCATCAGTAACTTGATGAGTCGCAATCGAGGTGACAGCTTCTGTGAACGCCAAAACTGCCCGTTCCTCATCTGTAAAAAATGGTGTTTCTCGCCAAGCATTGAGGGCGTAGATTCGTTGCTCTGTTTCACCATTGAGTCTGGCATCTTTGGTATGCATATCGATACAATACGCACAGCCATTGATTTGTGATGCGCGAATTTTAATTAGTTCCAGTAGCGTTGGGTTAATGCCACTACTTCTGACATACCGTTCTAGTTGAACCATCGCTCGGTAAGCAGCGGATTCAACTTTAAGTTCCATTCGGCTTTGCATCTTTCAACCTCTTCCTAAAATTAGGTATTCGCTTATTAGACGAATTAGGGTTACTGGTTGTGACAGATGAAAAAATAAAATTAGCCATCTAGGATAGACATTGCGATCGCACTGAAGCCAGCTAAACTCAAACCAAAGTTTGTAGCATGGGCATATTCCCACTGGTTCCTTAACTGTTGCCAATCGGTTGGTAGTGAACCTGCATTTGCCTGTTCGATCGCGACATTGACAGGCTCAATCCGTAGAAAATAGATCAGAGGAAAAGCGATCGCTAAACACAATGTACCCGCTAATGTCCACCAAAAAGCCGATTTGTGTTTTCTCACTAGAACTGTGAGTGCGATCGCCCACAGAACTGCACCTACAGTAATAAACGCCCCTGGCCCTGGCGCACCAAAATAGCGGTACAAACTATTCTGAATCGTTACATACAGTGCCCCGTCATACTGCATTTTGGCAGGTAGTTCTAAAGTATGGGCAAACTCTAACCCCATGAATAGCGCCACGAGGATAAGTGTCAGCAAACGCCAGATTTTTAGAAACATAGTTACCTCTTAAAGCCAATACAAGCAATGCTGGTGAAACGAGCTAGCCCAACCGGAAACGGCACAAACTGAAGCTGAGTTAGCCCAACTTCGTGTATGAGTTTTGATAGTTCCTCCCGGTTGAAACATCGATTTCCCCAATACCACTGAATTAACCAACCTAGTAGTCCAGACTGAGTAACGACAAGAATTAATGGTGCGCCTGGACGCAGAACTCTAACCATTTCCTGTAAGCCTTGTATCGGATCGGGCAAGTGTTCAAGCGTGTGGGCACAGATGACACCATCGAAGGAACGATCTGCAAATGGCAAAGTATTAACATCACTTTGACAAATGCGATGAGGAACATTTGCCACAGAAAGTTTTTGATCTGCTTTCTGAAGCATCTGCGATGAAATATCTACTCCTGTAATCTGCGTTTTCGGGTTAATGATTTGAGCAAATGCCAGACTAAAAGCTGCTGTGCCAATACCGCAATCACAAATAGTTAACTTGTCTTGTCCCAAAGGCAGGATATTGGAGTTTTTTAGCGATCGCCATAATTCTCTATAAGCATGGCTATAACCCAGAAACTGAAGATGCTGATGCCACCAAGAAGCAGCTTGATTATAGGTTTGAGACAGTTGCGCGTTCGTGGGATAAATTCGTTGAACTGAGATTTGCCACCATCCAATCGTCCATTCCATTGTGAAACCTCATTGATGTATGACTGTACTTTCACAATCGCTTGGAAGTTCAAATTCATCCCTGACCGAATGGATAGTTAAAAGAATAGTTTTTGCAGGAGTTCAAGCCGCAAAATTACTGGCTTAAAATTTGTTGAATATCTTCTGGGATAGTCATTTTTTCTGAGTTATTAACATTGGCTTTACCTCCTCTGAGATATCTCTTTTTTCCATACAAAAGTGTTAAGGGAATTGCCAGAAATGTTGGCAGTAATTGCCCAGCAATCTCCTTAAAATCTCTTTGTTTCCAAGCCAGCTTCAGCATATTCCAATGGGCAATTACATGAGCGATCGCATCAGTTTGTCCTAGAATATGAGCGCGTTGTAGAGCTATCCATGCTGATTCAAAGTCTTGCTCTGCAATAAATTTCTTCGCTTTGTCAAGTTCTGCGTGGAAATGTTCATATAAAATCGCTTTCATTTTATCCTCCAACTATTAAGTTGATGGGCTTCTCAATTTTTGCAAGGTGAAATAATAGGAAGCATCACCTGTCTTAAAAAGTGCATACCAGGCTTCCAAAATTGGGGTATCGTAAATATCAAGCTTTTTGAAGATGTGGTAAGCAAATTCCAACGGTGCTGTTGAGTTAGCGGTAATGACATCGCCAGCAGTCACCGCAGGTTGATTTTGATAAAAGGCTGCTCCGCGATAGTTTGTGGCTTGCAAATACTCTGAAGCATTGCTGGTGTGGGGTTTGTCATCCAAGATGCCAGCACGCGCTAACCCTGCTGTCGCGCCACAAATCGCTGCAATTGGGATACCTGAAACTAATAACGCTTTTACTGTTTCTAAGATTTCAGCATTTTTGCCTGCATTCCATACTTCCCCCCCTGGCAGAATCAGCATGGCACTTGAGTTTAGTTCGTCGAGGGTGATATCCGGTAGAATCGTCACACCCCCAATCGTTGTCACAGGTTCAGCATCTAAGCCAACAGTTTGAATGCGATAACGTCCGGGATGTTTTTGAAATGCTGGGTTGTTGATTCCCGCAACAGCAAAACCAATTTCCCAATCAGCAAGGGTATTAAATATGAATAAATGAACGATTTGCTTTTCCATACACCGCACATGGGGAAGTGGATTCTTTCGTTACCAAAAGCCCCATTTCCCCCAGCTTATCTAAATGCCGTGATTCGTTCACTAGCCGAAAGGATAGGTCTTGGAGTTGTGATTGCTGCTAGGATAAAAGCCGTAATTCTCTGGCTTTTGTCACAGCTTGAGTGCGATTTTTTACTTCTAACTTGCCGTAGATATTACGGGCGTGCCATTTGACTGCCGCCAAACTTACAAATAGTTGGTCTGCGATCGCTTGATTTGACATTCCGGTTGCTAGATAATTCAGTACTTCTAGCTCGCGGTCAGTTAATTGCTCAATCAAAGCTGGGATTAAAGTAGATTTCTTGGGCGCAAGTGAACCAAATGCAGCTAACAAACGATTCACTTCCGAGGAATGAATATTCTTGGAGACAGCCTGTTGCAATAACTCTGCCATTGGTTTTCCTTCATCCAAAAACAGACGAATGTAATTCCCTTGGTGAGGAATATTTAGGGCTTGATTCAGGTAATTGACAGATTCTTCCCTATCTCCTTGAGCCTGCAAAACCAACGCCTGTAACAGCAAAGTTTCCATCATGCGGATAGTTCGCCCACCTGCCTGAGCAAATTTATACAGTCGCTTCAGCAATCCCAGAGCATCTTGTAATTGACCGTAAGCCAGCAGCAATCTGGCATAGGTTAAGTAATTGAGTTCGGAAACAGTCGGATACTGTTCAGTGATGCTGTAGCGCAGTTTACCCTCTACACTCAGATTACTTTTCTCTACCCAAGCGATCGCGGCATCTAAATTTCCTGCTGCCAAATACAATCTCACCTTACAGGCTTCTACTGCCAGGATGGTAGGCCAAACCCACAATTGACAGTGTTCAGCTCCATGAATCGCCGCCCACGCCGCCGGAAAGTCTCCTTGCGCTTGGCGTACTCGTGCCAGTGTAATATAGCCCATCATCAATCCAGGTTGCTGATTCTGGATAGCACGCTCGATGCTTTGAGTTAGATGTTGTGCCGCATCTGCTAATTGATTTTGCTCTCTTAATAAATCAGCCAAGGCTACTTGCACCAGTACTCCGGCATAGGTTGCTAACCAACGGCGTTCCGTTGCTAGTTCTAAACCTTGCTGGCACAGGGAAGTTGCATCATCTAGTTTTCCTCGTAATGCGAGAAACTGTGCTTGTAAATAAAGCCCAGCGATCGCCGGATCGGCTGTGCCTCGTACCTTGCCAATGTAGCTAACTTCTTTAAGTAATTGCTTTGCTCCCTGATAATTATCGCCAACAAAATAAGTGACGCCCAGATTGAGAAGAATTAGCGATCGCAACCAAGAATTGTCTGACGGCAATAAATGCAAGGCTTTTTCCATGAATGCAACTGATTCTGCTGTATTTCCTTGCTGACGGGCTTGCATTCCTTTGAGTGCGACAACTAAACCCCAAAGGCGATCGCTGTTTTCAGTGGGATCAATGCCTTGATTGAGTAATCGTTCCAGAGTTTGAACGATCGCGATCGCATCTGGAAATTGGGAAGAGGTGAACGCTGCCCAAGCTTTGGCTACAAGTAACCAGGGACGACTATCAGTTAGTTGTGCGGGTAATTCGTTCAGGACATTTCGCAAAAAGAGTGCATCAATTCGAGGGTTTTCTTTTGTTTGAACTTCTTGCTCAATTAAACTGGCTGCATACTCAAACGCTTTTGCTGAAATGGCGTGTTGAATGGCTTCTGTAATATATCCCTGCTGTTCGTACCATTGGGCAGCACGATAATGATACTTCCCGCCGCCATCCGGTTCTATCCGGTGCAGAATGTGACGCAATGACTCAGCAAATAGATGGTGATAGCGATACCAGGTGTGGTTAGCGTCTAGTGTAATTACAAATAAGTTTTGACGTTCTAATTGCTCTAAAATCTCGGCTCCATTCATTCCATCTTCTCCCACAACTGCTTCACACAGGGAGCCAGACATCTGCCCAAGGATAGAAGTTCGCAGGAGAAATAATTGCAGGGGCGATGATTGCCGTTGTCAAACTTCCTCGACTAGATAATCTAAGATATAGCGCTTATTCCCTCCAAAGGAGTTAATGAATACGTCGTGAGAAATACTATCACGTAGAGAAAGCATAGCTAGTTGTAACCCAGCAACCCAGCCTTCAGTTTGCGTTTGTAGGGTTGCTATCTGAGCGTCTGTTAACGGCTGTGACACGCTCTGATGCCAGAATGTTACAGCTTCTTCATCAGTGAAGCGTAAGTCTTCTGCCCGCAGTTCGGTTAACTGACTGCGGACGCGCAATCTGGCTAAAGGTAGCGGTGGATCGACACGAGTTGCGATCGCCAAATGAATCTGTGTTGGTAAATGCTCCAGAAAAAAAGTCAGTGAGTCATGAATTTCGGGAGTTGTAATTAGATGATAATCATCCAAAACGAGAATTAATGCTGTTTCTAGTTGCGCTAATTCATTGATTAAAGGTGTTAAAAATACCTCAAATGGAAAAGGTTCGCTCGATCGCAACATCGCCAGCGTAGCTTCTCCAATATCCTGAATATTCTGCTGCAAAGCGGCAATAATATATGTCCAAAAGCGCGTGGGATCGTTATCTTGTTCATCCAAAGAGAGCCAACTTACAAATGCTTGAGTTTGATGCGCCCATTCACTCAGCACAGTTGTTTTACCAAAGCCAGCCGCAGCCGAAATTAGAATCAGCCTGCTGGTTAATCCCCAATCTAATTTCTCCCACAAACGTTTCCGCTGCACCAAAGGCGAACGTGACGATGGAAGATGCAACTTGGTTACTAACAGGGGGCTAACCATATCAAATTGAACATCTGCACAAATCCCTATTTTCAGGGTAACGAATAAACCGTTTTCTCTTCATAGAGCTATCACTTCAGTAAAGTAAGTGGACAATTTGAGAAATTACTGAAGAGGTAGATTGTAGAAAGCAGAAAGAACGATCCGCTACGATCGCATTAGTAATTAATGGTATCGAAGTATGGCAAAGCAAGACACTCCACTCACAGGAGAAGCCTTGATTAAAGAAGTGTGTCGTCGAATTCGAGTAGCCCGCAGCTATTGGGATGCTCATAACAATGCTGCTTGTCGGGGTGAGCGCGATCGCGCATTAGCCCTTTACAACACATTGACTAAGGAAGAAAAACAGCAGATACCGCAAGTTTTACGGGTATGGCTACGCTATCGCAGTGAAAAATATTTTGGCGCACATCGAACACCACCCAAATCAGCAAGAAAATCGAAATAAGCAGATTTTGGTTTTCTTAGTTCTAAGTTCTCATTTTCAATAGTTGAAAACTCTTGAATATTCAATACCCTGAATTTATTCATGAGGATTTCTTAGTTCTCTGAGAACATTTCACATTTGTTCTTTTGTTATTTGGCTTTCTCAATACAAATGGGGAGCAACGCGATAATGCTTTATGGCGATCGCAGCAGCATGAAAGCGTGAATACTCAACTCCTCATTTCTCCTCAAGAACTTACATCTCTATTAGCAGAAAACTCATCACAGATTGTCATTATCGATACGCGAAGTCAAGAAGATTATGCTATTTCTCATATTCCTAATTCAATCAATATTAGAGATTTTTTTACCTATCTTTTAGAAAATTCCTCACCAGCAGGATTTAAAAAATTACAAGAGCATTTTACAGAAATTCTCAGCAGGTTAGGAATATCTGGCACAGAATGGTTAATTGTTTATGAAGACACTTTCAATCGAGGTTATGGTCAATCTTGTCGTGCAGCTTTCTTATTGAAGTATTTGGGTTGCGCTCAGGTGTCTATTTTACACGGAGGATATAGAGCATGGTTGAGGGCTGGATTATCTACTACTGATGAAGTAGCATTACGTGAAAGTAGCATATTTAAATTGCATCCCAACCCTGAGATGATCGTGACTACCAGCGAAATGTTGGAAGCAATTAATAATCCAGAAATTATTAAATTAGATGTGCGCGATCGCTCAGAATGGGTTGGGTTAAGTTCTTCTCCCTACGCTCCTGATTTTTGCCCCCGTAAAGGTAGAATTCCTAATGCTGTGTGGCTAGAATGGCATCGTCTGATGACATCAGATTCAGAAATCTCTATGTTTCGCTCAAAAGACGAAATCTTAGAAATTTGTGAATCTGTTGGTATTACTACTAATTCTGTTGTATACGTATACTGTTTTAAAGGTTCCAGGGCGGCGAATACTTTAATTGCTCTGGAACTTGCAGGAATTTCTGCTAGAAATTATTTTGGGTCTTGGAATGAATGGTCTATTGACTTTTCGCTACCAATTGATAGCAGAGTCATCAAAGAAAATGAAAAGTAGATAAATTGCTATATCTGAATAGGCAATCTCAAAGCGGCTTTTGAGTAGGTACACCAACAGCACGAGGAAAAGTAGCTGGTGTGGTTGCTATTTTACGCAAGTACAAGCAGTGACGAATACTTTTACTTAAAGGAGTAATAAATTGTGCGATCGCTTCAATTTCACCACCCAATTGGCTAACAGTATTTTCTAAAGCTGTGGTTTCCTCTTCAGTCCAATTACCACGGTAAATTACTGCTAAACCACCTTTTTTGAGCAATGGTAGAGTGTATTCTGCACAGGCGGAAGCTGAACCGACAGCACGAATGAAGGCAAGATCGTAACTTTGTCGATGCTGAGGTTGTTGACCAATTTCTTCAGCTCTACCAACGAGAGTTTTGGCATTACTTAGACCAAGTTCAGTCAATATTTTTTCGATAAAATTAATTTTTTTGCGAGTTGAATCTAACAGTGTAATTGTGCAATTTGGTGCAGCGATCGCCACTGGAATACCAGGAAAACCTGCACCCGTGCCAATATCAATCGCAGACGCACCCTCTTTCAAGGAAGAAATAAATTGCTGCTGTGGCGCAATTCCCCGTAGCGAATCCCACAGGTGTTTCTCCCAAAACTCTTGAGGTTCGGTGATGCGAGTTAAATTTAATTGGCGGTTCCCCTCAAGAATTAATTCATAAAGCTGCTGAAATTTTAATTGCTGTTGGGCTGTAGGTTGCCAATTGAGAGTTTCTTGCCAGATTTCTGCCATTTCAGGCAATGTATTTGTCATTGGTCATTTGTCATTGGTCATTTGTTCTTCTCTCCCTCATCCCCCCACACTCCCCACACTCCTTCATCTCCTGCTTGCCCATCCCCCTAATTACACAGCCGGTTGGGGTTCTTGTACTTTAGCTTTCAGTATTGCGGGATCGACTGATTTTAGTTCACCGTGGTTGAGTGTCCAACAACTATCTGCGATCGCTAACATATCTCCGGCATCGTGTGTTACTACTAACAATGTCCAATCTTGTTTGAGCTTTGCTAATAAATTTACTAACTGCCGACGCATTGACCAATCTAAGCCGGCTGTCGGTTCATCTAATAACAGTAAATTAGGTTGGCGAATTAACTGTACCGCTAAGGCTAGACGTCGCTGCTGTCCACCACTCAATGCATGAGGTTTTGCTGACAGTGATAAATGCTCTAATCCTACTTCACTAAGCGCCTGCCTAACTTGCTCTGACCTCAATTCTGGATGGCCTAAGCGCAGTTCTTCTAAAATCGTACCGCCACAGAAATGTCGCTCTGGAAACTGAAATACCAACCCAGCCAATTGTTGTAGTTGTTCGGATAGGAGTTCCTGTTCGCGCCAGAAGACTCCGCCAGAAGTTGGTTCGGCTAGTCCAGATAAAATTTCTAGTAAGGTACTTTTACCAGAACCACTTGGCCCAATAATCAAACCTAGCTTTTGGGGTGGTAATTCCAAGTTGATGGCTTTGAGAATCGCTGTTGGGCAGGCTGTTGGGTGATAAGTCAGATTTCTGAGATAGAGCATTTGTTAAGATTACCAAAAAGTTGGCGAATAACGGATCGACTAAGCTTAACTACACTAAGAACAATTAAAAAATTCCAAAAACATTACATAGCTTATAATCTGCCTTAAAAAAGTTCTGATGAATGAGTCTTTGCTCAAAGGTCAAGAGTCATTTGTCATGGCTCTTCCGCACACTTCCTTTTCCTCCTACGTCCTTCTCTCGTGATTCATTGGGACTGCCTGACAACCCTAATCTAACAGTAAGAATCAGCTATAACAGTTCAATTTGACTCTTGAACTTACTTATCAAGACGGCGAACAGGAAACAAGGGAAGTAGAAAATTAGGCCATTGTTCCATTTTGGCAGGCTTAATCGCAAGCAATGCCTACAAATAACGTGGGAACCTGTAAAAATTACAAAAGTCGATCTCTGTATACAATTCTGGCTAAAACAGACGCAAGTTAAGGTTTATCGCTTTTTGCATTTTAAGTAACATAAACAACTATTTCAACCGCAATTATTCTGAGGATGACAATGGCTAAATGGTTTTCGGCTCCTCACGCCACTGTGTTTGCTAGAATTACAAGCTTTGCTCAAGCAACTTTTACCGCTGCGATCGCATTTAATTTATCGCTCAATCCTGCGTTTGCTGGCGATCCCTTTAGAACTAGCAACCCGCATAACATTGGTGACAAAACAGAAGCCGCATTTAAAGCAGTTTTTCAAAAAGGCAACTATCCAGAGGCAGACAGTTATATCCAACAAGCCCTATCTAGCGAGCCAAATGAACCTTTAGCCTATGCGATGAAGGCATCTTTAGCATATGCGAATAAGGATTTAAACACATTAGAAACATACAGCACAAAAACCCTAGAAATTGGACAAAAGTTGATTGCTAGCGATCCATTACGGGGTAATTTATACACAGCAGTCGGTAACTTTTTAGAAGGAGCAGTAATTATCACGCGTCAAGGTACAGGCGGTGCAGCACAAGCTTTAGGGAAGCTGCGACAAGTCTATCAATATTTAGACAAAGCAGAAGCAATTTCTGCCAACGATCCAGAACTCAATTTGATTAAAGGTTATATGGATTTACTCCTAGCTGTAAATCTGCCTTTTACTAATCCAGATGAAGCAATTCAACGTCTAGAAACAAACGCTGCTCCCCGTTATTTAGTGGATCGAGGTATTGCTATAGCCTACCGCGATCTCAAAAATTACTCCCAAGCTTTGGATTATGCCAACCGTGCTTTAAAAGCAACCTCTGATAACCCAGAACTGTATTATCTCAAAGCTCAAATTCTGAGTGCGCAAGGAAAGAGACAAAATAACCGACAAACGCTTCAAGATGCGATCGCTCATTTTGACAAAGCCTTGAGCAAAAAATCTCAACTCCCAGCGGATTTAGCCAAACAAATCGAACACGAACGCAATAGCGCTAACAATAGCCTCAAAAGTCAAAATTAGTCGAGAGTCCAGGGTCAATAGTCAAAAGTCACGAGCAAATTAATTATTTCTCCTTGTCCTCCTTGTCTCCCCACACTTCCCACACTCCCCACACTCCCTCTTCTCCCCAATCCCTAACCCCTATCCTGCTATGCTTGTTTTCAGAAAACAGTAACAAAGATATTTAACGACAATGCATATCCAATTTCGTGAATTTAATCCTTTTGATGTTTGGATTTGGCTAAAGTTCAGCACGATTCCTTCTGCACGAGAAAAGCAGTATGTAGAAGAAGTTTTCAATTCCTGGTTTTATTTAGGTAAACTAGGTGCATTTAATGCCGAAAATCTTCAAGTGCAGGAAACTGGGCTAGATATTAGCTACATGAATTATGACTCCCAAGGTTATGACAGAAGCTTATTAGCGCTCATGCATAATATGGGTGAATTTGAGTACGAAGGGGAATGGGCGCGTTGCTGGTTTGATTTAGGAACTAGTGATGCGATCGCTTTGGACATTTTAATTAATGCCCTCACCCAGCTAAGTGAAGAATATGTCACTGTTGAAGAATTGTATATCGGCGGCGAAAATGAAGATTGGCCTGTAGAAGATAGTGACAGTCGTTCGTACTCGATCTACGATAATTAATTACTTAAGCTACCAAAATGAGCAAATTAGGGGAAATCAGGGTTTTAGTCTTAGGACTGATTCGGCATGGCGATGGCGGAGCCAACGCCAAAGGCGAACGCATATTTGTTTCTGAAGGCTACGACCCTGTAGAGCAATCAACATTTTATCGCGCTTTAGGTGGTGGTGTTGATTTTGGCGAACCTAGCATTTTAGCTTTACAACGAGAATTCCAAGAAGAAATTCAAGCAGACTTAACTAATATTTGTTATCTAGGTTGTATTGAAAATATCTTTACATTTAATGGTAGGCAAGGTCACGAAATTATTTTACTTTACCAATGTGATTTTGCCGATCCCAGCTTTTATGAATTAGATAGCCTCATATTTTCTGAGTCTGAGACTCATAAACATCGGGCACTTTGGATCGATATTAACCGTTTTAAATCAGGAGAGTTAAGATTAGTGCCCGAAGAATTTTTCAATTATTTATAAAATTGCCATCGCACCCGAAAAAATTTATATGTACTGTTAGATTAACAGAAATTATTGGGTATATTATTCTCATATAACCAGCAATCAGACACATCATGCAAATGTGTTGATAGTCTATGTTGAATGCAAATAACGATCGTCAGTGTAAAAGCGGAATTTTATTGCAGACAACAATCGTAACGTTGTGAAAATGTGTTTGATGAGCAATTCCAAATTATGCTTAGTACCAATTCGCTATGAAGATAGATATTATTAGCCTACAGCGGCTAGCTTAGTATTCTAGCGCTTGGTGTTCTGCAATTTAAATGTAGACTCATGCCAACTCGTAGAAATAAGTATCCAAGGGAAATAGTTGAAAAAGTTAACTACTAACCTCGATCTTGACCATGCCTTGTGAACCTATTTTAATTCCGTAGATCTACAACCTTTACCTCAGCTTAAAGTACTCTTGCTTTCACCCAATCTGAAGTCTTTATTTCAAGTATTATATGAGCTTATATGAGCTTGAACTAAGCCAAAGTTGAGTTGTTAGTTGTTTAGATAAAAATTTTATGTATTTTTGTAACAAAAATAACAATTTACTAGATATTCAATGCCTTAAAATGGACTGCCTTGACAGTATAATCCTCAGGTAATCTGGCGAAAGTAAGAGCAAATACCGCTTGTACAGACAAAAGTCCATCTCTTGTATGTATACAACTCCATCTCAGGATACTGTGCATTTTCATAACTAGAGATTTAGACTCAAGATATAAGATTGGTATAGAGAATATAAGTAATTAATAACTGGAAACTATACCATCTTTATAATT
The genomic region above belongs to Calothrix sp. NIES-2098 and contains:
- a CDS encoding NUDIX hydrolase yields the protein MSKLGEIRVLVLGLIRHGDGGANAKGERIFVSEGYDPVEQSTFYRALGGGVDFGEPSILALQREFQEEIQADLTNICYLGCIENIFTFNGRQGHEIILLYQCDFADPSFYELDSLIFSESETHKHRALWIDINRFKSGELRLVPEEFFNYL
- a CDS encoding TPR repeat-containing protein; the protein is MAKWFSAPHATVFARITSFAQATFTAAIAFNLSLNPAFAGDPFRTSNPHNIGDKTEAAFKAVFQKGNYPEADSYIQQALSSEPNEPLAYAMKASLAYANKDLNTLETYSTKTLEIGQKLIASDPLRGNLYTAVGNFLEGAVIITRQGTGGAAQALGKLRQVYQYLDKAEAISANDPELNLIKGYMDLLLAVNLPFTNPDEAIQRLETNAAPRYLVDRGIAIAYRDLKNYSQALDYANRALKATSDNPELYYLKAQILSAQGKRQNNRQTLQDAIAHFDKALSKKSQLPADLAKQIEHERNSANNSLKSQN
- a CDS encoding ABC transporter-like protein, encoding MLYLRNLTYHPTACPTAILKAINLELPPQKLGLIIGPSGSGKSTLLEILSGLAEPTSGGVFWREQELLSEQLQQLAGLVFQFPERHFCGGTILEELRLGHPELRSEQVRQALSEVGLEHLSLSAKPHALSGGQQRRLALAVQLIRQPNLLLLDEPTAGLDWSMRRQLVNLLAKLKQDWTLLVVTHDAGDMLAIADSCWTLNHGELKSVDPAILKAKVQEPQPAV